TCCGCCTTTTATGCTGGTATATATTGAATTTATGGTAACTTACCACATAGGGCATGTATCATATATAGTTTTTTTAGAAGATCTTTTCGATAGTTCTAAATTTAAACAAATCAAAGAATATCTAGAAGAAAATTTTCCAAGTAAAGTTCTCCAAAATTTCCATGAAATTGCTTTGAATCAAAAGGGCATGGACTTGTGATCGAACATACTGTCGCCAGTATCACTAGGACAAGCGGAAATCAAGATCAAAATACTCGCAAAGCAGCAGGATCACCATCGACGTTCGCCATGATCTCCTCTTCGAGCCTCTTGGCGACGCCATGCGCGAGCTTCTCCAGGAAACCCACGAAGCCTTCCAGCGTCCACCCCTCGACGGGATCAGCCTCGAACGACCACCTGACCGCGCACCCGGCCGGGTCGGGCTCCACGCCGATGGTCGCCCGGTACCGGCCGAACCCCTTGTTGGTCTCCACCACCTCGTAGCTGTAGGACCGCCCCGCGGCGTCGACCTCGAGGAGCCGCTCCTTGGACCAGCCGACCGCCTCCCCCGGCGCCGCCATGTTCACCGGCCCCGCGCAGTACCGGACGCACCCGGGCCGGCCGTCGTCGCCCTCCAGCCTCCGGCACGTCTGCACCAGCGACACCCACTTGTCGAGGGAGCAGAAGTCTCCCAGCAGGGCCCACGCCTGGTCGGGCGTCGGCCCCGCCGCCGCGGCGCGCACGGTGCCGCGCCACTCGGGCGCCGCCGTTTCACTGTCCGGGCCGTGACCGTGAGGCGCCATGTGCCGGCGCCTGGGCAGCTAGATCGCGGGTGTCGCCGTCAGGTGCGTGATTCGTGCAAGTGCAACGTCGGGATCGTGGTGAATATGATGAGGAACTGAGGGTCACGACTCGTGAGGGAGAGGAGGGGGCGTCTAGCTCACCAGCCGTGTAGTAGATACACAACGTGACCCGCGAGAGGATTAGTTGGCAGGTCGTACGTCCAACCGCATGCGTGTCCAGTGGCGGACTGGTGGAAACTGCTGGGTGCCTCCTACCAGCTTAGCTAGATGCGCGCGCTGCTTGCATTGCATGGCTTGTGAACCATAAAATAAAGTGCATGTGTATTGTCAACATATTCTCTCTAGCTGGCACGAATGGACATGAGTCCACGGGAGAAGCTTGTCACTTTGTGTTGTAGGGCCTCTTAGAAGTGGGGTTACGTGGCTGGGCTACTTAAAATTTGCCAGCTTTTGATGTGGCACCAGATGTATACGGTTTGTATATATGCTCATGCATGTCGAATACCCGCTTCCAAAAGCAAAGGCGCACACTAGCTCACATGTTCTATCACGGGAGAAGATGATGCGTTGCTCTTTCCGCCTCTTTTGATCGTGCCAGTTCAGCACCGGGTACTAATGTGCTGATGTGATGTCCAATGCGTAAACATTACAATTTTGTAAGTGACTGGTCAGTGCACCTTTTATCCAGGCTGCCACCTCCAGAAAATGATTCAATTGTTGGGCTAACCCCTCCACATGGAGTGAGCTGGCAGCACAATAATCTCAGCTCCATCTAATGGATGGGATATCTCCTTGAGAATTACAGTAATACTCTTTCCTTTTCGGTTTAGAGGGCTTATCTTAATTTTTCCGTTTTTCCAATTTAAAGGGCTCATCTCCATCATCTATTGAGATTCCGGGGCacattaaatctttgcatgcaagacTTAAAAAGAAACTCACAAATGCATGCAATGTTTCTAGTCATTTAGTGGCTTAATGCATTAGTTTAAtatgggtagttttgtaaagtacgagatacatttctCCACTCATCATCTGCCTTGAATGATGAAATTTCAGATTtgggccctgtaaaccggaaaggagaggGAGTAATAGGAAAAGAAGACCCCCGACAACCTTTATCATGGTTGAGGGGATGCCACTATGAGAGGAGAGAACACCATAAAGCACTACAACCGACAAAAAAAGGTGGAGAGATGAGTTCGGATAGGCAGTGAAACGGTGTGGAACATTCAAAATTTTGTGAGGAGCCCGTAGAATTGCTTGGCTATAAAAAAACAATCATATATGAGAGTTGCATGTAATTCATTAAGAAGAAAGAGAGTACAACACCCAAGATGACACGGCCCATACATCACCAAAAA
This genomic window from Triticum dicoccoides isolate Atlit2015 ecotype Zavitan unplaced genomic scaffold, WEW_v2.0 scaffold166764, whole genome shotgun sequence contains:
- the LOC119344375 gene encoding lachrymatory-factor synthase-like — protein: MAPHGHGPDSETAAPEWRGTVRAAAAGPTPDQAWALLGDFCSLDKWVSLVQTCRRLEGDDGRPGCVRYCAGPVNMAAPGEAVGWSKERLLEVDAAGRSYSYEVVETNKGFGRYRATIGVEPDPAGCAVRWSFEADPVEGWTLEGFVGFLEKLAHGVAKRLEEEIMANVDGDPAALRVF